In the Populus trichocarpa isolate Nisqually-1 chromosome 1, P.trichocarpa_v4.1, whole genome shotgun sequence genome, one interval contains:
- the LOC18094182 gene encoding AP-2 complex subunit mu isoform X2, with translation MVDAFRLHIMQTKELGTCPVRQIGGCSFFYMRISNVYIVIVVSSNANVACAFKFVVEAVALFKSYFGGAFDEDAIRNNFVLIYELLDEIMDFGYPQNLSPEILKLYITQEGVRSPFSSKPTDIPVPNATLQVTGAVGWRREGLVYKKNEVFLDIVESVNLLMSSKGNGLRCDVTGKILMKCFLSGMPDLKLGLNDKIGLEKESQLKSRATKSGKTIELDDVTFHQCVNLTRFNSEKTVSFVPPDGEFELMKYRITEGVNLPFRVLPTIKELGRTRMEVNVKVKSVYGAKMFALGVVIKIPVPKQTAKTSFQVTSGRAKYNAAIDCIVWKIRKFPGQTEPTMSAEVELISTMAEKKSWTRPPIQMEFQVPMFTASGLRVRFLKVWEKSGYNTVDWVRYITKAGSYEIRC, from the exons ATGGTGGATGCCTTCCGTTTGCATATAATGCAAACGAAAGAACTCGGTACATGTCCGGTGCGGCAGATTGGAggttgctcttttttttatatgagaattaGCAATGTCTACATTGTGATTGTTGTCAGTAGCAACGCTAATGTAGCTTGTGCATTCAAGTTTGTTGTTGAG GCTGTTGCGTTGTTCAAATCGTACTTCGGTGGGGCTTTTGATGAAGATGCCATcagaaataattttgttttgatttatgagCTGCTGGATG AAATCATGGACTTTGGTTACCCACAAAATCTTTCTCCTGAGATTTTAAAGCTTTACATCACTCAAGAAGGAGTGCGCTCACCCTTTTCATCCAAG CCTACAGACATACCTGTCCCCAATGCAACTTTACAAGTCACCGGTGCTGTTGGTTGGCGCAGAGAAGGCCTTGTTTATAAGAAGAATGAG GTTTTTCTGGATATTGTGGAAAGTGTAAACCTTCTTATGTCTTCAAAAG GTAATGGTCTGCGATGTGATGTAACGGGGAAGATCCTTATGAAGTGCTTCCTCTCCGGAATGCCTGATTTGAAGCTGggtttaaatgataaaattggcCTCGAGAAAGAGTCACAACTGAAATCCCGTGCTACTAAAAG TGGCAAAACAATTGAGCTTGATGATGTTACATTCCATCAATGTGTAAATTTGACAAGGTTTAACTCAGAGAAGACTGTTAGTTTTGTTCCACCAGATGGTGAATTTGAATTGATGAA GTATCGAATTACTGAAGGGGTTAATCTTCCATTTCGGGTATTGCCGACAATCAAGGAACTGGGTCGAACTCGCATGGAAGTGAATGTCAAG GTTAAGAGTGTCTATGGTGCAAAAATGTTTGCACTTGGGGTTGTCATCAAAATTCCTGTTCCAAAACAAACTGCTAAAACAAGTTTCCAAGTTACATCTGGTCGAGCGAAGTACAATGCTGCGATTGATTGCATAGTTTGGAA GATAAGAAAATTTCCTGGACAAACTGAGCCAACCATGAGCGCAGAAGTTGAGCTGATATCCACAATGGCAGAAAAGAAGTCTTGGACGAGGCCTCCAATTCAGATGGAGTTCCAGGTTCCGATGTTTACAGCATCTGGTTTACGCGTTCGTTTTCTAAAG GTATGGGAGAAAAGTGGGTACAACACAGTTGATTGGGTTCGTTATATTACTAAAGCAGGCTCATATGAGATTAGGTGCTAG
- the LOC18094182 gene encoding AP-2 complex subunit mu isoform X1 — MPVAASAIYFLNLRGDVLINRLYRDDVGGNMVDAFRLHIMQTKELGTCPVRQIGGCSFFYMRISNVYIVIVVSSNANVACAFKFVVEAVALFKSYFGGAFDEDAIRNNFVLIYELLDEIMDFGYPQNLSPEILKLYITQEGVRSPFSSKPTDIPVPNATLQVTGAVGWRREGLVYKKNEVFLDIVESVNLLMSSKGNGLRCDVTGKILMKCFLSGMPDLKLGLNDKIGLEKESQLKSRATKSGKTIELDDVTFHQCVNLTRFNSEKTVSFVPPDGEFELMKYRITEGVNLPFRVLPTIKELGRTRMEVNVKVKSVYGAKMFALGVVIKIPVPKQTAKTSFQVTSGRAKYNAAIDCIVWKIRKFPGQTEPTMSAEVELISTMAEKKSWTRPPIQMEFQVPMFTASGLRVRFLKVWEKSGYNTVDWVRYITKAGSYEIRC; from the exons ATGCCGGTGGCTGCTTCCGCCATCTACTTCTTGAATCTTCGAGGCGATGTCCTTATCAATCGCCTCTATCGCGACGATGTCGG tGGAAATATGGTGGATGCCTTCCGTTTGCATATAATGCAAACGAAAGAACTCGGTACATGTCCGGTGCGGCAGATTGGAggttgctcttttttttatatgagaattaGCAATGTCTACATTGTGATTGTTGTCAGTAGCAACGCTAATGTAGCTTGTGCATTCAAGTTTGTTGTTGAG GCTGTTGCGTTGTTCAAATCGTACTTCGGTGGGGCTTTTGATGAAGATGCCATcagaaataattttgttttgatttatgagCTGCTGGATG AAATCATGGACTTTGGTTACCCACAAAATCTTTCTCCTGAGATTTTAAAGCTTTACATCACTCAAGAAGGAGTGCGCTCACCCTTTTCATCCAAG CCTACAGACATACCTGTCCCCAATGCAACTTTACAAGTCACCGGTGCTGTTGGTTGGCGCAGAGAAGGCCTTGTTTATAAGAAGAATGAG GTTTTTCTGGATATTGTGGAAAGTGTAAACCTTCTTATGTCTTCAAAAG GTAATGGTCTGCGATGTGATGTAACGGGGAAGATCCTTATGAAGTGCTTCCTCTCCGGAATGCCTGATTTGAAGCTGggtttaaatgataaaattggcCTCGAGAAAGAGTCACAACTGAAATCCCGTGCTACTAAAAG TGGCAAAACAATTGAGCTTGATGATGTTACATTCCATCAATGTGTAAATTTGACAAGGTTTAACTCAGAGAAGACTGTTAGTTTTGTTCCACCAGATGGTGAATTTGAATTGATGAA GTATCGAATTACTGAAGGGGTTAATCTTCCATTTCGGGTATTGCCGACAATCAAGGAACTGGGTCGAACTCGCATGGAAGTGAATGTCAAG GTTAAGAGTGTCTATGGTGCAAAAATGTTTGCACTTGGGGTTGTCATCAAAATTCCTGTTCCAAAACAAACTGCTAAAACAAGTTTCCAAGTTACATCTGGTCGAGCGAAGTACAATGCTGCGATTGATTGCATAGTTTGGAA GATAAGAAAATTTCCTGGACAAACTGAGCCAACCATGAGCGCAGAAGTTGAGCTGATATCCACAATGGCAGAAAAGAAGTCTTGGACGAGGCCTCCAATTCAGATGGAGTTCCAGGTTCCGATGTTTACAGCATCTGGTTTACGCGTTCGTTTTCTAAAG GTATGGGAGAAAAGTGGGTACAACACAGTTGATTGGGTTCGTTATATTACTAAAGCAGGCTCATATGAGATTAGGTGCTAG